A genomic segment from Actinomadura hallensis encodes:
- a CDS encoding DUF4229 domain-containing protein, with the protein MRSVILYTLARFAIFAATAGVLALLGARGFLLLLMAVLISGVVSYVLLAAQRDRMSAAVMKGYQAQRERFRKAVTKEDA; encoded by the coding sequence ATGCGATCCGTCATCCTCTACACACTGGCGCGCTTCGCGATCTTCGCCGCCACCGCCGGGGTGCTGGCGCTGCTCGGCGCCCGCGGCTTCCTGCTGCTGTTGATGGCGGTGCTCATCAGCGGCGTCGTCAGCTACGTCCTGCTCGCGGCCCAGCGCGACCGGATGTCCGCAGCGGTCATGAAGGGGTACCAGGCCCAGCGGGAGCGGTTCCGCAAAGCGGTCACCAAAGAGGACGCCTAG
- a CDS encoding threonine ammonia-lyase — protein MSDLVSLPEIERAAERIAGVAVRTPLVPFPRDPAAAAAGEPALLLKAESLQPIGAFKVRGAYAAISALSPAERERGVVTHSSGNHAQAVAYAARALGIKAVLVMPHTTPGVKVDACIALGAEVVYVEPTSQARAETAGKLADAHGFAMIPPYDDARVIAGQGTAGLEIVQDLPDVDVVLVPISGGGLIAGISAAVKALRPEAAVIGVEPELAADARDSMAAGRPVAWGAEETGRTVADALRVQQVGDLPFAHMRAHVDGIVTVTEDEIRTSMRRLAREARLVSEPGGAVATAAFLHHRDELPRGRTYVSILSGGNVDPVLFRDVLK, from the coding sequence ATGTCCGATCTTGTGTCGCTGCCGGAGATAGAACGGGCCGCCGAGCGCATAGCGGGCGTCGCCGTCCGGACGCCGCTCGTGCCCTTTCCCCGCGACCCGGCGGCCGCGGCGGCCGGTGAGCCGGCGCTGTTGCTGAAGGCCGAGTCGTTGCAGCCGATCGGCGCGTTCAAAGTGCGCGGCGCCTATGCCGCGATCTCCGCCCTCTCGCCGGCCGAGCGCGAGCGCGGGGTCGTGACGCACTCCAGCGGCAACCACGCGCAGGCCGTCGCCTACGCGGCCCGTGCGCTCGGCATCAAGGCCGTCCTGGTCATGCCGCACACGACCCCGGGCGTGAAGGTCGACGCGTGCATCGCGCTCGGCGCCGAGGTCGTCTACGTCGAGCCGACCTCGCAGGCCCGCGCCGAGACCGCAGGCAAGCTCGCCGACGCGCACGGCTTCGCGATGATCCCGCCCTACGACGACGCCCGCGTCATCGCCGGGCAGGGCACCGCCGGGCTGGAGATCGTCCAGGACCTCCCGGACGTGGACGTCGTGCTCGTCCCGATCAGCGGCGGCGGGCTGATCGCCGGGATCTCCGCCGCGGTCAAGGCGCTGCGGCCCGAGGCGGCGGTGATCGGCGTCGAACCGGAACTGGCCGCCGACGCCCGCGACTCGATGGCCGCGGGGCGGCCCGTCGCCTGGGGCGCCGAGGAGACCGGCCGCACCGTCGCCGACGCCCTGCGCGTCCAGCAGGTCGGCGACCTCCCCTTCGCGCACATGCGCGCCCACGTGGACGGGATCGTCACCGTCACCGAGGACGAGATCAGGACGTCGATGCGCCGTCTCGCCCGCGAGGCCCGCCTCGTCTCCGAACCCGGCGGCGCGGTCGCCACCGCCGCCTTCCTCCACCACCGGGACGAGCTGCCCCGGGGCCGCACCTATGTCTCGATCCTCTCCGGCGGCAACGTCGACCCCGTGCTCTTCCGGGACGTCCTGAAGTGA